From the genome of Apodemus sylvaticus chromosome 3, mApoSyl1.1, whole genome shotgun sequence, one region includes:
- the Miip gene encoding migration and invasion-inhibitory protein, translated as MAETKDPVQLRLLSLELLKQLWAGHEAMCRSVARAASESNVVCSGNNLEMPLSQGTSSASSVAPSSQDKRHTWDPLGSHRGDTFDVACYGKVSSRMDCLPPATCLHQEPQEGLQPPSVPLPATQGLKRPVSLGGPKGLGPDKTQVPRSILSRLSEPSKCKVTSQGSAMPESTWHPRPSLGYDWIAGTLDNSSPVTSEPEAFFSVLQRFREDNKEDCVCNSPEAVFPDLHESNGVEKDHECVYCYRINRRLFPEPVDPGAPCLVCGTPRDEKGPETLVEPVQVRVSIPLSIMGPPHRYRIHRRKSFDASDTLALPRHCLLGWDILPPKSEKASVPKSLDLWSSMSYGTAHCQHLSDTSLSCQALPTRVPTPMWSEPQVARL; from the exons ATGGCAGAGACTAAAGACCCCGTTCAGCTTCGGCTCCTTAGCCTGGAGCTCCTGAAGCAGCTCTGGGCTGGGCACGAGGCCATGTGTCGGTCAGTGGCCAGAGCAGCCTCCGAG TCAAACGTGGTTTGTAGCGGCAACAACTTAGAGATGCCACTGTCCCAAGGGActtcttctgcttcctcagtCGCCCCCAGCTCACAGGACAAAAGACACACGTGGGACCCACTGGGCAGTCATCGAGGTGACACATTTGATGTGGCCTGTTACGGGAAGGTCAGCTCCAGGATGGACTGTCTCCCACCTGCCACCTGCCTACACCAGGAGCCCCAGGAAGGACTACAGCCCCCTTCAGTACCCTTGCCAGCCACCCAAGGCCTGAAGCGGCCGGTGTCTTTGGGAGGACCAAAAGGCCTGGGACCCGACAAGACACAGGTCCCACGGTCCATCCTGTCACGACTAAGCGAGCCATCTAAG TGCAAAGTGACCTCCCAGGGGTCTGCAATGCCTGAGAGCACCTGGCACCCTAGACCCTCCCTAGGCTATGATTGGATTGCAG GGACCCTGGACAATAGCTCTCCGGTCACGAGTGAACCCGAGGCCTTCTTCTCTGTGCTGCAGAGGTTTCGAGAAGATAACAAAGAGGATTGTGTTTGCAACTCTCCCGA AGCTGTGTTCCCAGACCTGCATGAGAGCAATGGTGTGGAGAAGGACCACGAGT GTGTGTACTGTTACCGGATCAACCGCCGGCTGTTTCCTGAGCCTGTGGATCCGGGTGCCCCTTGCCTTGTGTGTGGGACACCCCGGGATGAGAAGGGCCCTGAAACTCTGGTGGAGCCAGTGCAAGTCAG GGTGAGCATCCCTCTCTCCATCATGGGCCCTCCGCACCGGTATCGAATTCATAGAAGGAAGAGCTTTGATGCATCCGACACTCTAGCTCTGCCTCGG CACTGTCTGCTGGGCTGGGACATCCTACCTCCAAAATCAGAGAAAGCCTCTGTCCCCAAGAGCCTGGACCTCTGGTCTTCCATGTCCTATGGAACAGCGCATTGCCAACATCTCTCCGACACAAGCCTATCCTGTCAG GCCTTGCCAACACGGGTCCCAACGCCTATGTGGTCAGAGCCTCAGGTTGCCCGGCTCTGA
- the LOC127681649 gene encoding Friend virus susceptibility protein 1, which yields MNFLRALAGFSTWLFKPELAEDSPDCAENAVSPWRELLQKINAADLLDSSVSSGKEFNDSVYNTFEHFWKIRDYDAVGELLLASLDKVTKERDQFRDEIFQLRMHINDLKASKCVLEETLLSYRHRMEVGEKQTQALIVRLADLQSSVTCQPARKVSAEKVRALIGKEWDPVTWDGDVWEDIDSDGTEKAELTTVAASPPLSEDSGYALSKERIQQDEADVSQNQSSPSLITSGPVTGPKSLAVQKPHHTSHELNLLAQANRQKTGELPGEWILRVWDNGGRLTILDQTEFLSVGPWSLDSEFNVIARTVEENGVKSLFDWLAEVWVQRWPTTGMLQVPDAPEWYYVPNGIKRLRELGMIEWLCVKATCPQWRGPEDVPITRAMRITFVKETREDWKSFVFSLLCIQDLTVGAAAAQLHDLVELHGKPKKPAY from the coding sequence ATGAATTTCCTCCGTGCGCTTGCTGGTTTCTCGACCTGGCTCTTCAAACCTGAACTTGCCGAGGACTCTCCCGATTGTGCCGAGAACGCTGTTAGCCCATGGCGTGAGCTGCTGCAGAAGATAAATGCGGCTGATCTCCTCGATTCATCCGTTTCGAGCGGTAAGGAATTCAATGACTCTGTGTACAATACTTTTGAACATTTCTGGAAGATTAGGGACTATGACGCAGTTGGCGAGCTGCTTCTGGCATCTCTGGATAAAGTAACGAAGGAAAGGGACCAATTCAGAGATGAAATTTTCCAGCTCCGAATGCATATAAATGATCTAAAGGCATCTAAGTGTGTCCTGGAGGAGACGCTTCTCTCCTACCGCCACAGGATGGAAGTTGGGGAAAAGCAGACTCAAGCCCTCATTGTGAGATTGGCTGATTTACAATCCTCGGTCACGTGTCAGCCTGCTCGTAAAGTGTCTGCGGAGAAGGTGAGGGCACtgattggcaaagaatgggatccggTAACCTGGGATGGAGATGTGTGGGAGGACATAGATTCTGATGGGACTGAGAAAGCAGAGCTGACCACTGTCGCCGCCTCTCCGCCCTTGTCTGAGGACAGTGGTTATGCCTTGTCTAAAGAACGCATCCAGCAGGACGAAGCTGACGTTTCTCAGAACCAGTCTTCACCATCCTTAATTACTTCTGGACCTGTCACCGGACCCAAGTCTCTGGCTGTCCAGAAACCCCACCACACAAGCCATGAACTCAATTTACTTGCTCAAGCAAATAGGCAAAAGACAGGTGAACTTCCcggggaatggattttaagggtgtgggataatggtgggaGGCTCACAATACTAGATCAGACTGAATTTCTCAGTGTAGGTCCTTGGAGCCTTGACAGTGAGTTTAATGTCATAGCCCGCACTGTTGAAGAAAATGGTGTGAAGAGTTTGTTTGACTGGTTGGCTGAAGTATGGGTCCAAAGATGGCCTACTACGGGAATGCTGCAGGTGCCTGACGCCCCGGAGTGGTATTATGTTCCTAATGGAATTAAAAGGCTTAGGGAGCTTGGAATGATAGAGTGGCTTTGTGTAAAAGCTACTTGTCCACAGTGGAGGGGCCCGGAAGATGTACCCATCACTAGGGCTATGAGGATAACTTTTGTCAAGGAAACCAGAGAGGACTGGAAAAGCTTTGTATTTAGCCTTCTCTGTATACAGGACCTAACAGTGGGGGCTGCGGCTGCTCAGTTGCATGACTTAGTTGAATTACATGGAAAGCCAAAAAAGCCTGCGTACTAA